In Brevibacillus brevis, a genomic segment contains:
- a CDS encoding UDP-N-acetylmuramoyl-L-alanyl-D-glutamate--2,6-diaminopimelate ligase — translation MFLRDLLMPLLPVTITGDDSMEITGLTADSRQVQPGCLFVCLTGYTVDGHSFAAQAVQQGAVAVLSERDLDVPATVVKVPDTRRAMAMLADRFYGSPTRELKLIGVTGTNGKTTTTHLIDKILRDRQRVTGLIGTIHMRIGDVTEDVKNTTPDALDLQKSFRRMRDVNTEYAIIEVSSHALEMGRVRGCDVHTAVFTNLTQDHLDYHKTMENYRYAKSLLFSQLGNSYDPDRLKTAVLNADDDASKLYATVTPARVITYGIDQEADVRATDIEITSKGTSFTAQTFAGSVRMNLKLMGKFNVYNALAATAVALAENVPLEAIKNSLESVPGVNGRFEAVDAGQPFAVLVDYSHTPDSLENALATVKEFAKQRIFCIVGCGGDRDRTKRPIMARIATKYADHSVLTSDNPRSEDPQAIIDDMLAGLDEVEQERYTAVVDRREAIHFAVSKAQPGDVILIAGKGHETYQIIKDQVLPFDDREVAREAIATYNQE, via the coding sequence ATGTTTCTACGGGATCTGCTCATGCCTCTGTTGCCGGTAACGATCACAGGGGATGACAGCATGGAGATTACAGGTTTGACAGCAGACTCGCGCCAGGTTCAACCCGGCTGTTTGTTTGTCTGTCTGACTGGATATACCGTGGATGGACATTCGTTTGCGGCCCAAGCGGTTCAACAAGGAGCCGTCGCCGTACTATCCGAAAGAGATTTGGACGTGCCAGCGACTGTTGTCAAAGTGCCGGATACACGGCGGGCAATGGCCATGCTGGCTGACCGTTTTTACGGCTCTCCCACGCGTGAACTGAAGCTGATCGGTGTGACTGGGACGAACGGAAAAACCACGACCACGCACCTGATCGACAAGATTTTGCGCGATAGGCAGCGGGTGACCGGGCTGATCGGCACGATCCACATGCGGATCGGGGATGTCACGGAAGACGTCAAAAATACGACCCCGGATGCGCTGGATTTGCAAAAAAGCTTCCGCCGTATGCGCGACGTGAACACGGAATACGCTATCATCGAAGTCTCCTCTCACGCGTTGGAAATGGGGCGCGTACGGGGCTGCGATGTACATACGGCAGTCTTCACCAATTTGACGCAGGATCACCTGGATTACCACAAGACGATGGAAAACTACCGCTACGCCAAATCCCTGCTGTTTTCCCAATTGGGCAATAGCTATGATCCCGATCGGCTGAAGACGGCTGTGTTGAATGCCGACGACGATGCGTCGAAGCTGTACGCCACGGTGACGCCCGCCCGCGTCATCACGTACGGGATCGATCAAGAGGCGGATGTGCGTGCGACGGACATCGAAATTACAAGCAAGGGCACTTCCTTTACCGCGCAGACTTTCGCCGGAAGCGTGCGGATGAATCTGAAGCTGATGGGCAAGTTCAACGTGTACAACGCGTTGGCGGCGACCGCAGTGGCACTCGCGGAAAACGTCCCGCTCGAGGCAATCAAAAACAGTCTGGAGTCGGTGCCCGGAGTCAATGGACGTTTCGAAGCGGTAGATGCGGGGCAGCCGTTTGCTGTCTTGGTGGACTATTCCCATACGCCAGACAGTCTGGAGAACGCCCTCGCAACCGTCAAGGAATTCGCCAAGCAGCGCATTTTTTGCATCGTGGGCTGCGGCGGGGACCGCGACCGAACCAAGCGCCCGATTATGGCCAGGATCGCAACGAAGTACGCGGACCACTCCGTCTTAACGTCAGATAATCCGCGCTCCGAGGATCCGCAAGCGATCATTGACGATATGCTTGCTGGGCTCGATGAAGTCGAGCAGGAGCGCTACACGGCCGTAGTCGACCGGCGAGAAGCCATCCATTTCGCCGTTTCGAAGGCGCAACCCGGCGACGTCATCCTGATTGCCGGAAAAGGCCACGAGACATACCAAATCATCAAAGATCAAGTACTGCCGTTTGACGACCGTGAAGTTGCGCGGGAAGCGATCGCCACGTACAACCAAGAATAG
- a CDS encoding stage V sporulation protein D: MRVSNATVRRRIFVAMIIGIVMYTALITRLGYVQLIEGPKLAQMADDLLDREIKFKPNRGRILDRDGNELVTNISVPTLVSVPAQLKDAKETARQLAVILEQPEDEVYKAITKKGMSNDQIPGGKKLSVEKAQKIQELNLPGIYLAGDTKRFYPNGSMAAHILGFTGIDNQGLTGLERIYDPFLKGTEGHISFPSDAKGRVMPGGSEEYVAPVNGMDMYLTLDSSIQSFIERELDQAVVAYQPDDVLAIAMNPKTGEILGMGSRPTFQPDQYRNYPSEVYNRNLPIWKTYEPGSTFKIVTLAAALNEGVVNLNEGFYDPGYITVAGKRLRCWKRQGHGQETMLEVVENSCNPGFVTMGQRLQKERLFDYIKKFGFGQKTGIDLIGEENGLLFNLNRVGPVELGTTSFGQGVSVTPIQQMAAVSAAINGGKLMKPFVAKEWRDSVTHDVIGRTLPTEVRQVITPETSAKVRYALESVVAQGTGNKAYIEGYRVGGKTGTAQKVKNGRYVDGEYIVSFIGFAPADDPQILVYFAVDNPKALAFGGLIAAPSVKSIIESSLQHLGVPKRKDGISKEINKALGEKSPIEVPNMVGQTMQDVATTYETLPLVVSGKGKYVIQQSPAPGVKIDEGGKIRIYLGDKLSN; encoded by the coding sequence TTGCGGGTATCCAATGCTACCGTACGCCGACGCATTTTTGTGGCAATGATCATCGGGATTGTGATGTATACTGCCCTCATTACCCGCCTGGGGTACGTGCAGTTGATAGAAGGTCCGAAACTGGCGCAGATGGCGGACGATCTGCTTGATCGGGAAATCAAATTCAAGCCGAATCGCGGGAGGATCCTCGACCGGGACGGAAATGAGCTCGTGACCAACATCAGCGTGCCCACGCTCGTATCCGTGCCCGCACAGTTGAAGGATGCCAAGGAGACAGCGAGGCAGCTGGCCGTCATTCTGGAGCAGCCGGAGGATGAAGTATACAAAGCGATCACGAAAAAAGGCATGAGCAACGACCAGATCCCCGGCGGCAAAAAGCTCTCGGTGGAGAAGGCGCAAAAGATTCAGGAGCTGAATCTGCCGGGCATCTATCTGGCAGGGGATACCAAGCGGTTTTATCCGAACGGCTCGATGGCGGCGCACATCCTCGGCTTCACTGGAATCGACAATCAGGGATTGACCGGACTTGAGCGAATTTACGACCCGTTTTTGAAAGGAACGGAAGGCCATATTTCCTTCCCGTCTGACGCAAAAGGCCGTGTGATGCCGGGCGGCTCGGAAGAATACGTGGCGCCGGTGAACGGGATGGACATGTACTTGACCCTGGACAGCAGCATCCAGTCCTTCATCGAGCGGGAGCTGGACCAGGCAGTAGTGGCCTATCAGCCCGACGACGTTCTTGCCATCGCGATGAATCCGAAGACAGGGGAAATACTGGGGATGGGCAGCCGCCCCACCTTCCAGCCTGATCAGTACAGAAATTATCCCTCTGAAGTGTACAACCGCAATTTGCCGATCTGGAAGACGTACGAGCCCGGTTCGACATTCAAGATCGTCACATTGGCGGCGGCGCTGAATGAAGGGGTCGTCAATCTGAATGAAGGGTTTTACGACCCCGGGTATATTACCGTCGCAGGGAAGCGGCTGCGCTGCTGGAAGCGGCAAGGACACGGCCAGGAAACGATGCTTGAGGTCGTGGAGAACTCCTGCAACCCCGGCTTCGTGACGATGGGGCAGCGGCTTCAGAAGGAACGTCTCTTTGACTACATCAAGAAGTTCGGCTTTGGCCAGAAGACTGGCATCGATTTGATCGGGGAGGAGAACGGGCTGCTGTTCAATCTGAACCGCGTCGGGCCGGTCGAGCTGGGAACCACTTCTTTCGGACAGGGCGTCTCCGTCACGCCGATCCAGCAGATGGCGGCGGTATCTGCCGCGATCAACGGGGGCAAGCTGATGAAGCCGTTCGTCGCGAAGGAATGGCGCGACAGCGTGACGCACGACGTAATAGGCAGGACATTGCCGACAGAGGTCAGGCAGGTCATCACGCCGGAGACATCAGCGAAGGTCCGCTACGCGCTCGAGAGCGTCGTCGCTCAAGGCACGGGAAACAAGGCGTACATCGAAGGATACAGGGTGGGAGGAAAGACCGGGACCGCCCAGAAGGTCAAGAACGGACGTTACGTCGATGGAGAGTACATCGTTTCTTTTATCGGATTCGCTCCTGCCGACGACCCGCAGATTCTGGTCTACTTTGCCGTCGACAACCCGAAGGCGCTGGCGTTTGGGGGGCTCATCGCCGCACCGAGCGTCAAGAGCATCATCGAGTCATCCCTGCAGCATCTGGGCGTGCCCAAGCGGAAAGACGGCATATCCAAAGAAATCAACAAGGCGCTCGGGGAGAAAAGCCCGATTGAAGTTCCCAACATGGTGGGCCAAACGATGCAGGACGTCGCCACCACGTACGAGACTCTGCCGCTGGTCGTCTCGGGCAAAGGAAAGTACGTCATCCAGCAGTCTCCGGCACCTGGCGTGAAAATCGACGAAGGCGGAAAAATTCGTATCTACCTTGGTGACAAATTGAGCAATTAG
- a CDS encoding penicillin-binding transpeptidase domain-containing protein, translating to MEAKRRVNWRILVLALCTILIFSGLSFRVWWIQTVEAAKIMEYASGQWDWEKTLKPKRGAILDRNGEILAYEGKAYTVNARLKPLNDKDQDFVKDPYYTAQTLSKILNAPVEQLLGPLTNPKSKVVLLGRPGMQITEEQKEQIHAAQFPKLPSGQQVDTNQLPGIYLTETTRRFYPNNSFAAHVLGYLDIDGEPKMGIELQLDKELRGEKGEMEIMMDGAGYQLPDGERKYKPAKDGDNVYLTIDRQIQDYVEQALDKAERDFKPKALTVVVSDPQTGEILAMGNRPQFNPNTYYTGITNYTNHAVTTMFEPGSTFKIITLAAAIEEGLFNPNDTYNSGTYTIKGQIPIRDHNNGLGWGRISYLEGVQRSSNVLFVILGYEKLKLERLKQYFDKFGMGATTGIELPYEKKGNLINLENPRSPRDWAVTTFGQGVTVTAVQQIAAVGAIANGGELLKPHIVKELRDPHTNAVIERTGREVVRRVVSESTAKKTRDILESVVEGEAGTGRSYQIEGYHVAGKTGTAQKYDPNTGKIMEGHYIASFIGFAPKDNPRLLVYIVVDDPSTDEWYGTWSKLIISPIFKSVMERSLQYLQQQPDAKLTQSTGSKAGKTTASAQAAASVPLQEVTLPKFVGMSNTAAQLRAKQDNLTVSVIGTGTKIVDQYPKPYEKVVTGTQVVLVTDRVKGSKMPDFTGKSMRDVLEFGSLAGIPVRATGSGFVVSQNIAPGTVLTGSEQLLVTLRSESEPPPPPTGQTGAPPPDGQAGIPPGTTTTGTTSAGSATGTQAGTTNSAGTGGAAGTTGATGTNGTTGAQGHAGQSKNETDQSGQENTVQ from the coding sequence GTGGAAGCAAAACGACGCGTGAACTGGCGGATCTTGGTACTCGCCCTGTGTACGATTCTGATCTTCTCCGGTTTGAGCTTCCGGGTATGGTGGATTCAGACGGTGGAAGCGGCGAAAATCATGGAGTACGCAAGCGGGCAATGGGATTGGGAGAAGACGCTCAAGCCCAAACGAGGAGCGATCCTGGACCGCAATGGGGAAATACTCGCCTACGAGGGCAAGGCGTATACGGTCAACGCCCGGTTGAAGCCCTTGAACGATAAAGATCAGGATTTCGTCAAAGATCCGTACTATACGGCACAGACGCTGTCCAAAATTCTGAATGCGCCGGTGGAGCAATTGCTGGGACCGCTGACCAATCCGAAGTCCAAGGTCGTTCTGCTCGGGCGACCGGGCATGCAGATTACGGAGGAGCAAAAGGAACAGATCCATGCGGCCCAGTTTCCCAAGCTGCCCAGCGGCCAGCAAGTCGACACGAATCAATTGCCAGGGATTTACTTGACGGAGACGACCCGCCGTTTCTATCCGAACAACAGCTTCGCCGCCCACGTCCTGGGGTACCTTGATATCGATGGAGAGCCCAAGATGGGAATCGAGCTGCAGCTGGACAAGGAGCTGCGGGGAGAAAAGGGCGAAATGGAGATCATGATGGACGGGGCGGGCTACCAGCTTCCCGACGGCGAACGCAAGTACAAGCCAGCCAAGGACGGGGACAACGTCTACCTGACAATCGACAGGCAGATCCAGGACTATGTCGAACAGGCCTTGGACAAGGCGGAGCGTGACTTCAAGCCAAAAGCGCTGACAGTCGTGGTGTCCGATCCGCAAACAGGCGAGATTCTGGCGATGGGCAACCGCCCGCAATTCAATCCAAACACGTACTACACCGGCATCACGAACTATACGAACCACGCGGTGACTACGATGTTTGAACCGGGGTCTACGTTCAAAATTATCACACTGGCTGCGGCCATCGAGGAAGGCTTGTTCAATCCGAACGATACGTACAATTCCGGTACGTATACGATCAAGGGCCAGATTCCGATCCGCGACCACAACAACGGGCTTGGATGGGGACGCATCAGCTACCTGGAGGGCGTGCAGCGCTCCAGTAACGTTCTCTTTGTCATTCTCGGGTATGAAAAGCTCAAGCTCGAAAGGCTCAAACAGTATTTCGACAAATTCGGGATGGGCGCGACTACCGGGATCGAGCTGCCGTACGAGAAAAAAGGAAACCTGATCAACCTCGAAAATCCGCGGTCCCCTCGCGACTGGGCAGTTACGACGTTCGGACAAGGGGTGACGGTGACCGCCGTTCAACAGATCGCGGCCGTGGGCGCAATCGCAAACGGCGGGGAGCTGCTGAAGCCGCACATCGTAAAAGAGTTGCGAGATCCGCATACGAACGCCGTCATCGAACGGACAGGGCGCGAAGTGGTGAGACGCGTGGTGAGTGAGTCCACTGCCAAGAAGACGCGGGACATTCTGGAGTCGGTGGTGGAAGGGGAGGCCGGTACTGGGCGATCCTACCAAATCGAAGGGTACCATGTGGCGGGGAAAACCGGTACTGCGCAAAAGTATGATCCGAATACCGGAAAAATCATGGAAGGGCACTACATCGCCTCCTTCATCGGATTTGCGCCGAAAGACAATCCCCGTCTGCTCGTGTATATCGTGGTGGATGATCCGTCGACCGACGAGTGGTACGGAACATGGAGCAAGCTGATCATCTCGCCAATCTTCAAATCCGTCATGGAACGCAGTCTGCAATACTTGCAGCAGCAGCCTGACGCCAAGCTGACCCAGTCGACTGGTTCCAAAGCGGGAAAAACGACAGCTTCGGCACAGGCAGCGGCATCGGTTCCCCTGCAGGAAGTGACGCTGCCGAAGTTCGTAGGGATGTCCAACACGGCTGCGCAGCTTCGGGCCAAGCAAGACAATCTGACGGTTTCCGTCATTGGCACGGGCACCAAAATCGTCGATCAATATCCGAAACCTTATGAAAAAGTAGTCACGGGCACCCAGGTCGTCCTGGTGACGGACCGCGTCAAAGGCTCGAAAATGCCGGACTTCACCGGAAAGTCCATGCGTGATGTCCTGGAATTCGGCTCGTTGGCAGGCATTCCGGTGCGGGCGACAGGCTCTGGTTTCGTCGTCTCGCAAAATATTGCCCCGGGCACGGTGCTGACAGGGTCCGAGCAATTGCTGGTCACCTTGCGATCCGAATCCGAACCACCGCCGCCGCCGACCGGCCAGACGGGCGCTCCGCCGCCAGATGGACAGGCTGGCATTCCGCCTGGTACAACGACCACAGGAACGACGTCCGCTGGCAGCGCCACAGGAACACAGGCAGGAACGACGAATTCGGCAGGAACAGGGGGCGCCGCCGGTACGACAGGCGCCACCGGCACTAACGGCACAACTGGTGCTCAGGGCCATGCCGGGCAGTCCAAAAACGAAACGGACCAGAGCGGCCAGGAAAACACGGTGCAATAA
- a CDS encoding cell division protein FtsL, whose product MSYYYRGNLAVEVEQQSRTVTKTKRTIRIKPTIPTGEKLLYLLFISITVIGLGLVGMRYSQISQYNYDIQSTKKENRLMAEKNSAVKLQIEQMSSRDRIQSEAERQGMVFNPDAVHVLGHSNAQPGTSAQAQSKQP is encoded by the coding sequence ATGAGCTACTACTATCGCGGCAACCTGGCTGTCGAAGTTGAACAACAGTCACGGACCGTAACGAAAACCAAACGGACCATCCGGATCAAGCCTACGATTCCGACGGGGGAAAAGCTGCTGTACCTGCTTTTCATCTCGATCACGGTCATTGGATTGGGTCTGGTCGGTATGCGCTACTCGCAAATATCTCAGTACAACTACGACATTCAGAGCACCAAGAAAGAAAATCGGCTCATGGCGGAAAAAAATTCGGCTGTCAAACTTCAGATCGAACAGATGAGCAGCCGCGATCGAATCCAAAGCGAAGCGGAGCGTCAGGGCATGGTATTCAACCCGGACGCGGTGCACGTGCTGGGACATTCCAATGCGCAGCCAGGAACCTCTGCGCAGGCACAATCAAAACAACCTTAA
- the rsmH gene encoding 16S rRNA (cytosine(1402)-N(4))-methyltransferase RsmH, with amino-acid sequence MTILSFHHVTVLRDEAVDGLNIRPGGIYVDCTLGGAGHSSLIASRLTEGGRLIAIDQDDWALDNARERLSSVMDRVTLVKSNFRHIKDIVSDLGLDGVDGVLFDLGVSSPQLDEGERGFSYNADAPLDMRMDQQAPLTAYDIVNEWGEEEIAKIIWEYGEEKFSRRIARQIVQYRAKQPVKTTGELVELIKEGIPAAARRTGPHPAKRTFQAIRIAVNDELNAFKEAVIDAIDVLRPGGRVSVITFHSLEDRICKQVFQDKSKGCTCPPSFPICACGNTATVKVITRKPVLPSEEELEANPRARSAKLRVAEKL; translated from the coding sequence GTGACGATCTTGTCGTTTCATCATGTAACCGTACTGAGAGACGAAGCCGTCGACGGGCTGAACATCCGGCCGGGCGGAATTTACGTGGATTGTACGTTGGGCGGAGCCGGACACAGCAGCCTGATCGCATCCAGACTGACAGAAGGCGGTCGTCTGATTGCCATCGATCAGGACGACTGGGCGCTGGACAATGCCCGCGAGCGCTTGTCCTCTGTCATGGATAGAGTCACGCTGGTGAAAAGCAATTTTCGCCATATCAAAGATATAGTAAGCGACCTCGGGCTGGACGGAGTCGACGGCGTACTGTTCGACTTGGGGGTGTCATCTCCTCAACTGGATGAGGGGGAGCGCGGCTTCAGCTACAACGCCGATGCGCCGCTGGACATGCGGATGGACCAGCAAGCGCCTTTGACCGCCTATGACATCGTCAACGAGTGGGGCGAAGAGGAGATCGCCAAAATCATCTGGGAATACGGGGAAGAGAAATTTTCCCGGCGAATTGCCCGGCAAATCGTTCAGTACCGGGCAAAACAGCCCGTCAAGACGACAGGTGAGCTGGTCGAGCTGATCAAGGAAGGAATTCCGGCTGCCGCACGGCGTACGGGTCCACATCCGGCGAAGCGCACCTTCCAGGCCATCCGAATCGCAGTCAATGACGAGTTGAATGCGTTTAAAGAAGCAGTCATCGATGCCATCGACGTCCTCCGTCCGGGGGGCAGAGTCAGTGTCATCACCTTCCATTCGCTGGAGGACCGCATCTGCAAGCAAGTGTTTCAAGACAAGTCCAAAGGGTGTACATGCCCGCCGTCGTTTCCCATCTGTGCGTGCGGAAACACCGCAACCGTAAAAGTAATCACCCGCAAGCCGGTCCTGCCTTCCGAAGAAGAGCTGGAAGCCAATCCGCGTGCACGATCCGCCAAGCTGCGTGTGGCCGAAAAGCTCTAG
- the mraZ gene encoding division/cell wall cluster transcriptional repressor MraZ → MFMGEFQHSIDEKGRLTIPAKFREGLGTAFVITRGLDQCLFAYPMEEWKQLEERLKTLPFTKADARAFTRFFFSGATECEWDKQGRVNIPPNLREHAGLQKECVVIGVSNRVEVWSKERWEDYFAQSESSFGDIAEKLVDFQL, encoded by the coding sequence GTGTTCATGGGGGAATTCCAGCATAGCATCGACGAAAAAGGCCGCCTGACGATCCCAGCCAAGTTCCGCGAAGGGCTCGGTACAGCCTTCGTCATCACCCGCGGATTGGACCAATGTTTGTTTGCCTACCCGATGGAAGAATGGAAGCAGCTCGAGGAACGACTGAAAACACTTCCCTTTACAAAAGCGGATGCGCGTGCGTTTACGCGATTCTTCTTTTCCGGTGCGACCGAATGCGAGTGGGACAAGCAGGGAAGGGTAAACATACCGCCCAACCTGCGCGAGCATGCAGGCCTGCAAAAGGAATGCGTCGTCATCGGGGTATCCAATCGCGTAGAGGTATGGAGCAAGGAGCGCTGGGAGGATTACTTTGCCCAGTCTGAAAGCTCTTTCGGCGACATCGCCGAGAAGCTGGTCGATTTTCAATTGTAG